In Pseudoalteromonas marina, a genomic segment contains:
- a CDS encoding DUF2835 domain-containing protein, with product MLEYYFNLRLSYNDCMDYYHGRYSSVQVVEEGGKSIRFSADHLRPFVTSLGVRGRFRMLLTPENKFIRIERVA from the coding sequence ATGCTTGAATATTACTTTAATTTAAGATTGAGCTATAACGACTGTATGGATTACTACCACGGTCGATATAGTTCTGTGCAAGTGGTTGAAGAGGGCGGAAAATCAATTCGGTTTTCTGCCGATCATTTAAGACCGTTTGTTACAAGTTTAGGTGTCAGAGGGCGTTTTAGAATGTTACTCACCCCTGAAAATAAATTTATTCGTATTGAACGAGTGGCTTAG